From the Gramella sp. Hel_I_59 genome, one window contains:
- a CDS encoding VCBS repeat-containing protein produces the protein MRKIRLYIIIFNSLFFSINGFSQDVSFFNADGVFSIGTQSNRTASITLFDIDQDGDLDALVANGRHWAEQNYLFYNDSKGGFKMAIPIGNILDASYAVKSADFNNDGFMDIAVANDNIDNKLYFGSANNNFEKGISFGSISPSRNLEIADIDNDGDFDLILSNRKAENEICLNDGKGNFEKIIAFGNQSNQTIQTKIIDINKDGFLDLITAERQTKNKIYLNDGKQNFSKKIEFGNEEDETRSIDIGDFDKDGYLDIVTGNLGSKNIIHFGDKEMTFDRTFEFKEDRMTSSIKVADLDKDGNLDIVEGNSEERNYVFMGRDNGGFQEIGLREDLNDDTYNIEIGDLNSDGLLDIIESNSGSWNLYYRTHKK, from the coding sequence ATGAGAAAAATTCGATTATATATAATAATTTTTAACTCTCTATTCTTTTCAATAAATGGGTTTTCACAAGACGTATCATTTTTTAATGCTGACGGTGTTTTTTCAATTGGAACACAATCAAACAGAACTGCATCAATAACATTATTTGATATTGACCAGGATGGAGATTTAGACGCTCTTGTTGCGAATGGAAGACACTGGGCAGAACAGAACTACCTTTTTTATAATGACAGCAAAGGAGGCTTTAAAATGGCAATTCCAATAGGAAACATTCTTGACGCATCTTACGCTGTAAAAAGTGCGGATTTCAATAATGACGGATTTATGGACATTGCAGTTGCTAATGACAATATTGACAATAAACTATATTTCGGTTCAGCTAATAACAATTTTGAGAAAGGAATTTCTTTTGGTTCCATATCTCCTTCAAGAAATCTTGAAATAGCAGATATTGACAATGATGGAGATTTTGACCTTATACTTTCAAATAGAAAAGCTGAAAACGAAATTTGTCTAAACGACGGAAAAGGAAATTTTGAGAAAATTATAGCGTTTGGAAATCAATCCAACCAGACAATTCAAACTAAAATAATAGACATAAACAAAGATGGTTTTTTAGACTTAATTACAGCAGAAAGACAAACTAAGAACAAGATATATCTTAATGATGGAAAACAGAATTTTTCAAAGAAAATAGAATTCGGTAATGAGGAAGATGAAACTCGTTCTATTGATATTGGTGATTTTGATAAAGACGGATATTTAGATATTGTTACAGGAAATCTAGGCTCAAAAAATATTATTCATTTTGGCGATAAGGAAATGACATTCGATAGAACATTCGAATTTAAAGAAGATCGTATGACTTCATCTATAAAAGTTGCGGATCTAGACAAAGACGGAAACTTAGACATAGTAGAAGGAAATTCAGAAGAACGGAATTATGTTTTTATGGGCAGAGATAATGGAGGATTTCAAGAAATTGGATTGAGGGAAGATTTAAATGATGATACATACAACATAGAAATTGGAGATTTGAACAGTGATGGACTTCTAGATATCATTGAATCAAACTCAGGCAGTTGGAATTTGTATTATAGAACCCATAAAAAATAA
- a CDS encoding DUF3644 domain-containing protein — protein sequence MIKSLFALIELRDNAIHFHNDSEIEKEIQELGFACIKNFMELIKKWEPKVNLSNYNFYLMPLAYVDSKIEANAILTDEVKNYLNYLKKKVSETDGEDLDFSVAIGIDINFKKNTTLEGIGMRYDSDGVPINLSEEDITKKYPLTYNEIVQKSRKRYKDFKQNSDFHSIMREIKKEDKFAHNRKLDPKSAKSQIKTFFNPNVWQELDKHYSK from the coding sequence TTGATCAAGAGTTTATTCGCTTTAATAGAGCTTCGGGACAATGCTATTCACTTTCATAATGATTCCGAAATTGAAAAAGAAATACAAGAATTAGGTTTCGCTTGTATTAAGAACTTTATGGAACTAATTAAAAAATGGGAACCTAAGGTTAATCTTTCAAATTATAATTTTTATCTAATGCCGTTAGCTTACGTAGATTCGAAAATAGAGGCCAATGCTATTCTAACTGACGAAGTAAAAAATTACTTGAATTACCTTAAGAAAAAAGTTTCAGAAACGGATGGAGAAGATTTAGATTTCAGCGTAGCAATAGGAATTGATATTAACTTTAAAAAGAACACAACACTTGAGGGTATTGGAATGAGATACGATTCTGACGGTGTCCCAATCAATTTATCAGAGGAAGATATTACAAAGAAATATCCATTGACTTATAATGAGATTGTCCAAAAAAGTAGAAAGCGTTATAAGGATTTCAAACAAAATTCAGATTTCCATTCAATTATGAGAGAAATAAAAAAAGAAGACAAATTCGCCCATAATAGAAAACTGGATCCAAAAAGTGCAAAATCACAAATTAAAACGTTTTTCAATCCAAATGTTTGGCAAGAACTTGACAAACATTATTCTAAGTAA
- a CDS encoding DUF3644 domain-containing protein, whose product MKINKTYQSLLDKSINSMLSAIEIYNKPDFKYREETFAILTINSWELLFKARILKLSKYNMKSIYQLEARKKKNGEKSKLMQPKLNRAKNPMTISLAESIYIY is encoded by the coding sequence ATGAAAATTAACAAAACTTACCAAAGTTTACTGGATAAATCTATAAACTCAATGCTCTCAGCAATTGAGATTTATAATAAACCTGACTTCAAATATCGGGAGGAAACTTTTGCTATTCTCACCATAAATAGTTGGGAACTTCTTTTTAAAGCTAGGATTTTGAAATTGTCCAAATATAATATGAAATCCATATATCAATTGGAAGCTAGAAAAAAGAAGAATGGAGAAAAGTCTAAATTGATGCAGCCTAAATTGAATAGAGCTAAAAACCCTATGACAATTAGCTTAGCCGAGTCAATATATATATATTAA
- a CDS encoding porin family protein: MKRFLFLLIALTTSININAQDQYDFKIGVNAGLNYPDIRGNEYAKYNNFKVGYLVGVSLEYYLNQNLSLKSNLNYERKIKKLQLTYYDYNAEETGKENFREITQFINFPVLLKYEFMNSKFFLNGGGFLNIFLDNAYKPDFPIDNINEYTEKNNIDAGFSAGAGINIPLNEKNWLILEIRDDFGIIDIGGVPQSIDGKVQTNSIKLILSWNFGI; the protein is encoded by the coding sequence ATGAAAAGATTCTTATTCTTACTTATTGCATTAACTACTTCGATTAATATAAATGCTCAAGATCAATACGATTTTAAAATTGGAGTTAATGCAGGATTAAATTATCCAGATATAAGAGGAAATGAATATGCAAAATATAATAATTTCAAAGTAGGATACTTAGTAGGTGTTTCTCTTGAGTATTACTTGAATCAAAATCTTTCATTAAAATCAAATCTAAATTATGAAAGAAAAATTAAAAAACTTCAATTAACCTATTATGATTATAACGCGGAGGAAACAGGAAAAGAAAATTTTAGAGAAATAACTCAATTTATAAACTTCCCAGTTTTATTAAAATATGAATTTATGAATTCCAAATTCTTTTTAAATGGTGGAGGTTTTTTGAATATCTTTTTAGATAATGCCTATAAACCAGATTTTCCAATTGATAATATTAATGAATATACAGAGAAGAATAATATAGATGCTGGATTCTCAGCTGGTGCCGGAATAAATATACCACTAAATGAAAAAAATTGGTTAATTCTAGAAATTAGAGATGATTTCGGAATAATAGATATTGGAGGAGTTCCGCAAAGTATAGATGGAAAAGTACAAACTAACTCTATAAAACTAATCTTAAGTTGGAATTTCGGTATTTAA